The following proteins are encoded in a genomic region of Methylobacterium tardum:
- a CDS encoding sugar MFS transporter, translated as MAGPIARVDLSAARTAAAVARDRGGYGAALSLLASLFFMWGFITVINNTLLPHLRSVFDLDYTQTTLIESVWFIAYFVASIPAAKLIARVGYKRALVTGLGIMALGTLGMVLASHQVSYAITLTALFVIASGITLLQVAANPYVAVVGPSESAPARLNLVQAFNSLGTTLAPLFGGYLILGRSASGNAAAGTVLTPAERLADAQSVQLPYLIVAAILVMLAVVIARFPLPAMGGADSAAVPAAKAERAGLSLWRHRNLVLGVPAIFIYLIAEIGVSNLFINFVAQPEIGDLTHAQAARYLFLLWGGMMVGRFVGSYLMQRRTAEAVLAGAAIGACAVMLVAAFAAGPVAMWALISVGLFHAIMFPTIFTLGIRGLGPLTEAGSGLLIMAIAGGSLVVVQGWAADRFGLQHAFLITAACELYVLFYALWGCRPGVSGCRSEGA; from the coding sequence ATGGCAGGACCAATCGCGCGCGTCGATCTGTCCGCCGCCCGGACGGCTGCGGCGGTCGCGCGCGACCGGGGCGGCTACGGCGCGGCCCTGTCGCTGCTGGCGAGCCTGTTCTTCATGTGGGGCTTCATCACGGTCATCAACAACACGCTGCTGCCGCACCTGCGCAGCGTGTTCGACCTCGACTACACGCAGACCACGCTGATCGAGTCGGTCTGGTTCATCGCCTATTTCGTGGCCTCGATCCCGGCGGCGAAGCTGATCGCCCGCGTCGGCTACAAGCGCGCCCTGGTGACGGGCCTCGGCATCATGGCGCTCGGCACGCTCGGGATGGTCCTGGCGTCCCACCAGGTCTCCTACGCGATCACGCTCACCGCCCTGTTCGTGATCGCCAGCGGCATCACCCTGCTGCAGGTCGCCGCCAACCCCTACGTGGCGGTGGTCGGCCCGAGCGAGAGCGCCCCGGCGCGGCTCAACCTCGTGCAGGCGTTCAACTCCCTCGGGACCACCCTGGCGCCGCTGTTCGGCGGCTACCTGATCCTGGGCCGCTCCGCCTCCGGCAACGCCGCTGCCGGGACCGTGCTCACCCCCGCCGAGCGCCTGGCCGACGCGCAGTCGGTGCAGCTCCCCTACCTGATCGTGGCGGCGATCCTGGTGATGCTTGCCGTGGTGATCGCCCGGTTCCCGCTGCCCGCGATGGGCGGAGCGGACAGTGCCGCCGTGCCGGCCGCCAAGGCCGAGCGCGCCGGCCTGTCGCTCTGGCGCCACCGCAACCTCGTCCTCGGCGTGCCGGCGATCTTCATCTACCTGATCGCCGAGATCGGGGTCTCGAACCTGTTCATCAACTTCGTGGCGCAGCCCGAGATCGGCGACCTGACGCACGCCCAGGCCGCGCGCTACCTGTTCCTGCTCTGGGGTGGGATGATGGTCGGCCGTTTCGTCGGCAGCTATCTGATGCAGCGCCGGACGGCCGAGGCCGTGCTGGCCGGCGCGGCCATCGGCGCCTGCGCGGTGATGCTGGTCGCGGCCTTCGCCGCGGGCCCTGTGGCGATGTGGGCGCTGATCTCGGTCGGGCTGTTCCACGCGATCATGTTCCCGACGATCTTCACCCTCGGAATCCGCGGGCTCGGGCCGCTGACCGAGGCGGGATCGGGTCTGCTGATCATGGCGATCGCCGGCGGCTCGCTGGTGGTGGTGCAGGGCTGGGCCGCGGACCGGTTCGGATTGCAGCACGCCTTCCTGATCACGGCGGCCTGCGAGCTCTACGTCCTGTTCTACGCGCTCTGGGGCTGCCGGCCGGGCGTCTCCGGCTGCCGGTCCGAGGGCGCCTGA
- a CDS encoding Gfo/Idh/MocA family protein, with the protein MANPIRIGLVGVGKIARDQHLPVIGASPDYTLAAVASRQGTYDGVPNYRTLPEMLAGRHGLEAVALCQPPQARFEAGLAAIEAGLHVFLEKPPGASLAEIGLLAAAARARGVSLFASWHSRYASGVEPARRWLAGRRIRAVSIAWMEDVRHWHPGQDWIWETGGMGVFDPGINALSIATHILPPFFLTGATLSVPENRQAPIAADLRFTDAAGTPIRAVFDWRQTGPQTWDIRVETEDGVLVLSRGGAVLTIDGRDQPLPPEAEYRGLYDRFAALVRSGASEVDLNPLTHVADAFLRGERRLVEAFTD; encoded by the coding sequence ATGGCGAACCCGATCCGCATCGGGCTGGTGGGCGTCGGCAAGATCGCCCGCGACCAGCACCTGCCGGTGATCGGCGCCTCGCCGGACTACACCCTGGCGGCGGTGGCGAGCCGCCAGGGCACGTATGACGGGGTGCCGAACTACCGGACCCTGCCCGAGATGCTCGCGGGCCGGCACGGTCTCGAGGCGGTGGCCCTGTGCCAGCCGCCGCAGGCGCGGTTCGAGGCCGGCCTGGCGGCGATCGAGGCGGGGCTCCACGTCTTCCTGGAGAAGCCCCCGGGGGCGAGCCTGGCCGAGATCGGGCTTCTCGCGGCGGCGGCGCGGGCGCGGGGCGTGAGCCTCTTCGCGAGCTGGCACTCCCGGTACGCGTCCGGCGTCGAGCCCGCGCGGCGCTGGCTGGCGGGGCGCCGGATCCGCGCGGTGTCGATCGCCTGGATGGAGGATGTCCGCCACTGGCACCCGGGCCAGGACTGGATCTGGGAAACCGGCGGGATGGGCGTGTTCGATCCGGGGATCAACGCCCTGTCGATCGCGACCCACATCCTGCCGCCCTTCTTCCTGACCGGCGCGACGCTGTCGGTGCCGGAGAACCGGCAGGCGCCGATCGCCGCCGACCTGCGCTTCACGGACGCCGCCGGCACCCCGATCCGGGCGGTGTTCGATTGGCGCCAGACCGGCCCGCAGACCTGGGACATCCGGGTCGAGACCGAAGACGGCGTCCTGGTGCTGTCGCGGGGCGGCGCGGTCCTCACGATCGACGGCCGGGACCAGCCGCTGCCGCCCGAGGCCGAGTACCGCGGCCTCTACGACCGTTTCGCCGCCCTGGTCCGCTCCGGCGCCAGCGAGGTCGACCTGAATCCGCTCACCCATGTCGCCGACGCCTTCCTGCGCGGCGAGCGCCGGCTCGTGGAGGCCTTCACGGACTGA
- a CDS encoding FadR/GntR family transcriptional regulator, producing the protein MRQGRGLEDIKLPLASGSRRIHGSVARDLGVAILGGRYAPGDVLPGEIEFSEQLNVSRTAYREAIRILSAKGLVESRPRTGTRVSQRSRWNLLDPDILAWAFEAEPSETFIRDLFELRMIVEPAAAALAAERRSSLDVARMGHALEEMGRHGLATEAGRAADQAFHDLILEAARNGPLMALSSSIAAAVTWTTIFKYRRQVLPRDPMPDHRALYEAIVSGDPAAARATMTELIRLALSDTEMALRP; encoded by the coding sequence GTGAGGCAGGGTCGCGGTCTGGAGGATATCAAGCTTCCGCTTGCCTCAGGCTCGCGTCGCATCCACGGATCGGTCGCCCGGGATCTGGGCGTCGCGATCCTGGGCGGCCGCTACGCGCCCGGCGACGTGCTGCCGGGCGAGATCGAGTTCTCGGAACAGCTGAACGTGTCGCGCACCGCGTATCGCGAGGCGATTCGCATCCTGAGCGCCAAAGGTCTTGTCGAGAGCCGACCGCGCACCGGGACGCGGGTCAGCCAGCGGAGCCGGTGGAACCTGCTCGACCCGGATATCCTGGCCTGGGCCTTTGAGGCGGAGCCGAGCGAGACTTTCATCCGCGACCTGTTCGAGCTGCGGATGATCGTCGAGCCGGCCGCGGCCGCGCTGGCGGCTGAGCGGCGCTCGAGCCTCGACGTCGCCCGGATGGGCCACGCCCTCGAGGAGATGGGTCGCCACGGCCTCGCCACCGAAGCCGGGCGGGCCGCCGACCAAGCCTTTCACGACCTGATCCTGGAGGCCGCCCGCAATGGCCCCCTGATGGCCCTGTCGAGCTCCATCGCGGCCGCGGTCACCTGGACGACGATCTTCAAGTATCGGCGCCAGGTCCTACCGCGAGATCCGATGCCCGATCACCGGGCCCTCTACGAGGCGATCGTGTCGGGCGACCCGGCCGCCGCCCGCGCGACGATGACCGAGCTGATCCGCCTCGCCCTCTCCGACACCGAGATGGCGCTGCGGCCCTGA
- a CDS encoding carbohydrate porin — protein MRKTTRWAALALCAATVSAGIGPAEAQQADPALDGAPALVRPGPKASRAQKAQYRANRARRRTIREARSFAGASSAAASSIAQGSTAAPPSLPPGTLDLGNGITMVLNYTGEFAANPKGGIRQGSDYAGQVFFGLDADLGRLAGIDGGAVHAIVTERHGRSLSNDFIGNTTSVQEIYGGGQTAHLSSLSYEQKLFDNRLDVEVGRLLANPNFLASPFYCNFQNNGICGAPKGVFKMTNLTWWPIATWGAHGKAWVTDSVFVHAGVYEVNPRDQQDDQNGIDWSTRGATGVVVPVEVGYSTNFGNDPLPRNYGIGAIIDQSDYKDPVQDVRRGSYLLSGLDPLTRFGRSAIYARFDQMVWRPDSTAVQGLTLFGAFLAGTGGRQYEDYFLNGGAVLTGTFPGRPYDTLGVGFALEHFSPLGLANYRAARASLGLDNRGIAATQTILELSYGIQLTPAVRLMPNLQYVINPQPQEKFAFRPRAIPDAVVVGAKLSVDLFTLAGLAKGPGSN, from the coding sequence ATGAGGAAGACCACGCGATGGGCGGCGCTCGCCTTGTGCGCCGCCACGGTCTCGGCGGGCATAGGGCCGGCCGAGGCACAACAGGCGGATCCCGCCCTCGACGGGGCACCGGCTCTGGTGCGGCCGGGCCCGAAGGCGAGCCGCGCGCAGAAGGCCCAGTACCGCGCGAACCGCGCCCGGCGCCGGACCATCCGTGAGGCCCGGAGCTTCGCGGGTGCCAGCAGCGCGGCGGCCTCGAGCATCGCGCAGGGCAGCACCGCGGCCCCGCCCAGCCTGCCGCCCGGCACGCTCGACCTGGGCAACGGGATCACCATGGTCCTGAACTACACGGGCGAGTTCGCCGCCAACCCGAAGGGTGGGATCCGCCAGGGCTCGGATTATGCCGGCCAAGTGTTCTTCGGCCTCGACGCCGATCTCGGCCGCCTCGCCGGGATCGACGGCGGCGCGGTCCACGCCATCGTGACGGAGCGCCACGGGCGCAGCCTGTCGAACGACTTCATCGGCAACACCACCAGCGTGCAGGAGATCTACGGCGGCGGCCAGACCGCGCATCTCTCGTCGCTGTCCTACGAGCAGAAGCTGTTCGACAACCGCCTCGACGTCGAGGTCGGCCGCCTCCTGGCCAACCCGAACTTCCTGGCCTCGCCGTTCTACTGCAACTTCCAGAACAACGGCATCTGCGGCGCTCCGAAGGGGGTGTTCAAGATGACGAACCTGACATGGTGGCCGATCGCCACTTGGGGCGCTCACGGCAAGGCCTGGGTCACCGACAGTGTATTCGTGCATGCCGGCGTCTACGAGGTGAATCCGCGCGATCAGCAGGATGACCAGAACGGCATCGACTGGTCGACCCGGGGCGCCACCGGCGTCGTGGTGCCGGTGGAGGTCGGCTACTCGACCAATTTCGGCAACGACCCGCTGCCGCGCAACTACGGCATCGGCGCCATCATCGACCAGTCGGACTACAAGGATCCGGTGCAGGACGTCCGCCGCGGCTCTTACCTGCTCAGCGGTCTCGACCCGCTGACCCGGTTCGGCCGGTCGGCGATCTACGCCCGGTTCGACCAGATGGTCTGGCGACCGGATTCGACCGCCGTCCAGGGCCTGACCCTGTTCGGCGCGTTCCTCGCCGGAACGGGCGGCCGCCAGTATGAGGATTACTTCCTGAACGGCGGCGCCGTCCTCACCGGCACCTTCCCGGGCCGTCCCTACGACACTCTGGGCGTCGGCTTCGCGCTGGAGCATTTCTCCCCGCTCGGCCTCGCCAATTACCGGGCCGCGCGCGCGTCGCTCGGCCTCGACAACCGCGGCATCGCCGCCACGCAGACCATCCTGGAGCTGAGCTACGGCATCCAGCTCACCCCGGCGGTGCGCCTGATGCCGAACCTGCAATACGTCATCAACCCGCAGCCGCAGGAGAAATTCGCCTTCCGGCCGCGGGCGATCCCAGATGCCGTCGTGGTCGGCGCGAAGCTGTCGGTGGACCTGTTCACCCTGGCAGGCCTCGCAAAGGGGCCGGGCAGCAACTGA
- a CDS encoding aldose epimerase family protein, with product MRGLGTVALCACAGLPALAQAAEPARTVFGTLPDGRTVEEVTLTNGKGVTARILSWGALLRTLEVPDRTGKAADVVLGYSDLASYLNKGSYFGVSVGRYANRIRAGRFTLDGQTYALATNDGPNALHGGSAGFDKRLWTITAVKGGAAPSVTLRYVSPDGEEGYPGTLTATATYTLEASDTLSVTYEATTDKPTIVNLTNHSFFNLAGEGSGRSILNNVLTIPAARFTPVDATLIPTGEHLPVAGTPFDFRTPTVIGARIRDGRDVQIVRGRGYDHNWVVTDAPTAEPHLVARVEDPDSGRVLDVSSNQPGVQFYAGNFLNATVVGKSGLAYRQSDALALEPELFPDTPNQPAFGSARLDPGKTYRNVITYRFSTSPAHRTHK from the coding sequence ATGCGTGGCTTGGGAACGGTGGCGCTCTGCGCCTGCGCGGGACTTCCGGCTCTGGCCCAGGCGGCCGAGCCGGCCCGGACGGTGTTCGGCACCCTGCCGGACGGCCGCACCGTCGAGGAGGTGACCCTGACCAACGGCAAGGGCGTCACCGCGCGCATCCTGTCCTGGGGGGCGCTGCTGCGGACCCTTGAGGTGCCGGACCGGACCGGCAAGGCGGCCGACGTCGTGCTCGGCTACAGCGACCTCGCCAGCTACCTGAACAAGGGCAGCTATTTCGGCGTGAGCGTCGGGCGCTACGCCAACCGGATCCGCGCCGGGCGCTTCACCCTCGACGGCCAGACCTACGCGCTGGCCACCAACGACGGACCCAACGCCCTGCACGGCGGCAGCGCGGGCTTCGACAAGCGGCTCTGGACGATCACCGCGGTCAAGGGCGGCGCGGCCCCGTCGGTGACCCTGCGCTACGTCAGCCCGGACGGCGAGGAGGGCTATCCGGGCACGCTGACGGCGACCGCCACCTACACGCTGGAGGCGAGCGATACCCTCTCGGTGACCTACGAGGCCACGACCGACAAGCCGACGATCGTCAACCTGACCAACCACAGCTTCTTCAACCTCGCGGGCGAGGGGTCGGGCCGCTCGATTCTGAACAATGTCCTGACCATCCCGGCCGCGCGCTTCACGCCGGTCGACGCCACCCTGATCCCGACCGGCGAGCACCTGCCGGTGGCGGGCACGCCCTTCGATTTCCGCACGCCCACGGTGATCGGCGCGCGCATCCGCGACGGGCGGGACGTCCAGATCGTGCGCGGGCGCGGCTACGACCACAACTGGGTCGTGACGGACGCGCCCACGGCCGAGCCGCACCTCGTGGCACGGGTCGAGGATCCGGATTCGGGCCGCGTTCTCGACGTCTCGAGCAACCAGCCGGGCGTGCAGTTCTACGCCGGCAACTTCCTCAACGCGACCGTGGTGGGTAAATCCGGCCTCGCCTACCGGCAGTCGGACGCCCTGGCGCTGGAGCCGGAGCTGTTCCCCGACACGCCGAACCAGCCGGCCTTCGGCTCGGCCCGGCTGGATCCCGGCAAGACCTACCGGAACGTCATCACCTACCGCTTCTCGACCAGCCCCGCCCACCGGACCCACAAATGA
- a CDS encoding aliphatic sulfonate ABC transporter substrate-binding protein yields the protein MLDRRALLAALAALPLAPAPARRAVAAESGLVRIGYQKNGILVVAKQQGIIERRLEPLGQSVRWVEFSFGPPLLEALSLDGIDLGQTGDAPPIFAQAARSNLVYAAAQEAGGSGAGILLPKDSTIRSLAALKGKRVAFAKASSSHNLTIAALEKAGLSYADIEPVTLAPADAAAAFARGSIDAWTIWDPYFAIAEQGEGVRVLARATDITPQNTFFLASRPFAESRAPVLTAVIDALGEVAAWCTQHRGAVAELLSQGTGVPLAATRRAVDRTDYVIGPMTDRVAAEQQRVADRFHALKLIPKPIRIADAVWTSPARNG from the coding sequence ATGCTCGACCGACGCGCCCTGCTGGCCGCCCTCGCGGCCCTTCCCCTTGCACCGGCTCCGGCCCGGCGCGCCGTCGCGGCCGAGTCCGGCTTGGTGCGCATCGGTTACCAGAAGAACGGCATCCTGGTCGTCGCCAAGCAGCAGGGAATCATTGAGAGGCGCCTGGAGCCCCTCGGGCAGTCGGTGCGCTGGGTCGAGTTCTCCTTCGGGCCACCGCTGCTGGAAGCCCTGTCGCTGGATGGCATCGATCTCGGCCAGACCGGCGATGCGCCGCCGATCTTCGCGCAGGCCGCCCGCTCGAACCTCGTTTACGCGGCCGCTCAGGAGGCCGGCGGGTCCGGTGCCGGGATCCTGCTGCCGAAGGATTCCACGATCCGCAGCCTCGCCGCGCTGAAGGGCAAGCGCGTCGCCTTCGCCAAGGCGTCGAGCTCCCACAACCTGACCATCGCGGCGCTGGAGAAGGCCGGCCTGAGCTACGCCGACATTGAGCCGGTGACGCTGGCGCCCGCGGATGCGGCGGCCGCCTTTGCCCGGGGCAGCATCGACGCCTGGACAATCTGGGACCCGTATTTCGCTATCGCCGAGCAGGGGGAGGGGGTGCGCGTGCTGGCCCGCGCCACCGACATCACCCCGCAGAACACCTTCTTCCTGGCGAGCCGGCCCTTCGCGGAGAGCCGCGCCCCGGTGCTCACCGCGGTGATCGACGCGCTCGGCGAGGTGGCGGCCTGGTGCACGCAGCACCGCGGTGCGGTGGCGGAACTCCTGTCACAGGGCACGGGCGTGCCGCTGGCCGCGACGCGGCGGGCGGTGGACCGGACCGACTACGTGATCGGCCCGATGACCGACCGCGTCGCCGCCGAGCAGCAGCGGGTCGCCGATCGCTTCCACGCCCTCAAACTGATCCCGAAGCCGATCCGCATCGCCGACGCGGTCTGGACATCCCCCGCCCGCAACGGCTGA
- a CDS encoding aldehyde dehydrogenase (NADP(+)), producing MSKQAAETGAIRGSALIGAAEVTTEETFQAFDPATGAALEPRFAVAGTREVEAACALADAAFPSFSETDPETRAQVLEAAAAGIADLGPFLIERAMAETGLPRARLEGERARTVGQLRLFADLVRSGAWVRATIDPALPVRQPLPRPDLRRRHVAIGPVAVFGASNFPLAFSVAGGDTASALAAGCPVVVKGHPAHPGTGELVARALRAALAAAGLHAGVFSYLPGPSDALGAALVADPRIKAVGFTGSRGGGLALMRVAAGRPEPIPVYAEMSAVNPVLLLPGALRDRGTALATGFVQSLTLGAGQFCTNPGLLIGIAGPELDAFAEAAGAAIRASVPHTMLTADIRDRFQHAVAAMAARPGVTVAARGGSAGPGGAPAALLRTDARTFLADPALADEMFGPAAILVAAADMAELIRVIEALGGQLTATLHLDRADEHLAAGLVPLLARKAGRILANGWPTGVEVAPAMVHGGPFPATSDSRSTSVGTLAIERFLRPVCYQDLPDALLPAPLRPDNTWRLARRIDGVVNPPPGS from the coding sequence ATGAGTAAACAAGCTGCAGAGACCGGAGCGATCCGGGGCAGCGCCCTGATCGGCGCCGCGGAGGTGACGACCGAGGAGACCTTCCAGGCGTTCGATCCGGCGACCGGGGCGGCACTGGAACCGCGATTCGCGGTGGCCGGAACACGGGAGGTCGAGGCGGCCTGCGCCCTCGCCGACGCGGCGTTCCCCAGCTTCTCGGAGACCGATCCCGAGACGCGCGCACAGGTCCTGGAAGCGGCGGCGGCGGGCATCGCCGATCTCGGCCCGTTCCTCATCGAACGGGCGATGGCCGAGACTGGGCTGCCCCGCGCGCGCCTGGAGGGCGAGCGGGCCCGCACGGTCGGCCAGCTCCGCCTGTTTGCGGATCTCGTCCGGTCGGGCGCATGGGTGCGGGCGACGATCGATCCGGCACTGCCGGTGCGACAGCCGCTGCCGCGGCCGGACCTGCGCCGGCGCCATGTCGCGATCGGGCCGGTGGCGGTGTTCGGAGCGAGCAACTTCCCGCTCGCCTTCTCGGTGGCGGGCGGCGACACCGCCTCGGCCCTGGCGGCCGGCTGCCCGGTCGTGGTGAAGGGTCACCCCGCCCATCCCGGAACCGGGGAGCTGGTGGCGCGGGCCCTGCGCGCGGCTTTGGCCGCCGCGGGCCTGCATGCGGGCGTGTTCTCTTACCTGCCGGGACCATCGGATGCCCTCGGCGCCGCGCTGGTCGCCGACCCCCGGATCAAGGCCGTGGGCTTCACCGGGTCGCGCGGGGGCGGGCTCGCGCTGATGCGGGTGGCGGCCGGCCGTCCCGAGCCGATCCCGGTCTATGCCGAGATGAGCGCGGTCAATCCCGTCCTGCTCCTGCCCGGCGCCCTGCGGGACCGAGGGACCGCCCTCGCGACCGGCTTCGTCCAGTCGCTGACGCTCGGCGCCGGCCAGTTCTGCACCAATCCGGGCCTGCTGATCGGGATCGCGGGTCCCGAACTCGACGCCTTCGCGGAGGCGGCCGGAGCGGCGATCCGGGCGAGCGTGCCGCACACGATGCTGACCGCCGACATCCGCGACCGCTTCCAGCACGCGGTCGCCGCGATGGCGGCCCGCCCGGGCGTGACCGTTGCGGCGCGCGGAGGCTCGGCCGGGCCGGGCGGCGCCCCCGCCGCCCTGCTGCGCACGGACGCGCGCACCTTCCTCGCGGACCCCGCGCTCGCCGACGAGATGTTCGGACCCGCGGCGATCTTGGTCGCGGCCGCCGACATGGCGGAGCTCATCCGGGTCATCGAGGCTCTCGGGGGGCAGCTCACCGCGACGCTGCACCTCGACCGCGCGGACGAGCATCTCGCCGCCGGGCTGGTGCCGCTGCTGGCGCGCAAGGCCGGCCGCATCCTCGCCAATGGCTGGCCCACCGGCGTGGAGGTCGCCCCCGCGATGGTGCATGGCGGCCCGTTCCCGGCGACGTCGGACAGCCGCAGCACCTCGGTCGGCACCCTGGCGATCGAGCGGTTCCTGCGCCCGGTCTGCTACCAGGACCTGCCCGACGCGCTCCTGCCGGCGCCCCTCCGCCCGGATAATACCTGGCGCCTCGCCCGCCGGATCGACGGCGTCGTCAACCCGCCGCCTGGAAGCTGA
- the araD1 gene encoding AraD1 family protein: MGRSLLQFRRADGTRGVALLADGRVRQVLGVDSVLALARKALAAGNDLAATAVRAGLGEAVDLDAVHLLPPIDHADPAHLLLSGTGLTHLGSAEGRDKMHRAAAADPAPTDSMRMFRMGVEGGKPAPGETGVQPEWFYKGDGSCLVASGEPLVSPAFALDGGEEPEIAGIYLIAADGTPVRLGFALANEFSDHVTERGNYLWLAHSKLRPAALGPELWLGALPPDVRGVSRILRGGTVLWEKPFLSGEANMSHTIANLERHHFKYAPFRRPGDVHVHFFGTATLSFSDGVTARPGDVFEIEAAPFALPLRNALAVAPAADPAVTVL; encoded by the coding sequence ATGGGACGATCACTCCTACAATTCCGTCGCGCTGACGGGACGCGGGGCGTCGCGCTGCTGGCCGACGGTCGGGTCCGGCAGGTTCTGGGCGTCGACAGCGTCCTCGCGCTGGCGCGAAAGGCCCTGGCGGCCGGGAATGATCTGGCCGCGACGGCGGTCCGGGCCGGGCTGGGCGAGGCCGTCGATCTCGACGCCGTGCACCTGCTCCCGCCGATCGACCACGCGGATCCCGCGCACCTGCTGCTCAGCGGCACCGGCCTGACGCATCTCGGCTCCGCGGAGGGCCGGGACAAGATGCACCGCGCCGCGGCGGCCGATCCGGCGCCGACCGACTCGATGCGCATGTTCCGGATGGGCGTCGAGGGCGGCAAGCCGGCGCCGGGAGAGACGGGCGTCCAGCCCGAATGGTTCTACAAGGGCGACGGCTCCTGCCTGGTCGCCTCCGGCGAGCCGCTGGTCTCGCCGGCCTTCGCCCTCGACGGCGGCGAGGAGCCGGAGATCGCCGGGATCTACCTGATCGCCGCCGACGGCACGCCGGTGCGCCTCGGCTTCGCCCTCGCCAACGAGTTCTCCGACCACGTCACGGAGCGCGGCAACTACCTGTGGCTCGCGCATTCGAAGCTCCGCCCGGCCGCGCTCGGCCCGGAGCTGTGGCTCGGCGCTCTGCCGCCGGACGTGCGCGGCGTGAGCCGCATCCTGCGCGGCGGCACCGTGCTCTGGGAGAAGCCGTTCCTCTCGGGGGAGGCGAACATGTCCCACACGATCGCGAATTTGGAGCGGCACCACTTTAAATACGCACCGTTCCGCCGGCCCGGCGACGTGCATGTCCACTTCTTCGGGACCGCCACCCTGTCGTTCAGCGACGGCGTCACCGCCCGGCCCGGCGACGTGTTCGAGATCGAAGCCGCCCCGTTCGCGCTGCCCCTGCGCAATGCGCTGGCGGTCGCCCCGGCGGCCGATCCAGCCGTGACGGTGCTGTGA
- the msuE gene encoding FMN reductase — translation MTRPRLVGLSANLQRPSKTRTLVDAVLREASAQAALDARILDFADAGPGLGAAWSRDQLAPAARSVLAAIEEADGLVVGSPVYKGAYTGLFKHLFDLADPAALAGKPVAIVATGGGPRHALVVEHAFRPLFGFFGALQIPTAVYASDSDFSDGVLTEGGVRARATEAGGQLAALLLHRAAPLALAAAE, via the coding sequence ATGACACGACCGAGACTCGTCGGGCTGAGCGCGAACCTGCAGCGCCCGTCCAAGACACGCACCCTGGTGGACGCGGTGCTGCGCGAGGCGAGCGCCCAAGCCGCCCTCGACGCCCGCATCCTCGACTTCGCCGATGCCGGTCCGGGTCTCGGTGCCGCCTGGAGCCGCGACCAGCTCGCGCCGGCCGCCCGCAGCGTGCTCGCGGCGATCGAGGAGGCGGACGGGCTCGTGGTCGGCTCGCCGGTTTACAAGGGCGCCTATACCGGCCTGTTCAAGCACCTGTTCGACCTCGCCGATCCGGCAGCGCTGGCCGGCAAGCCCGTGGCCATCGTGGCCACCGGCGGTGGCCCGCGCCACGCCCTCGTGGTCGAGCACGCCTTCCGGCCGCTCTTCGGATTCTTCGGCGCGCTCCAGATCCCGACGGCGGTCTACGCCTCCGATTCCGATTTCAGCGACGGCGTGCTCACCGAGGGCGGCGTGCGCGCCCGCGCCACCGAGGCGGGCGGGCAGCTCGCCGCGCTGCTCCTCCATCGTGCCGCCCCGCTCGCGCTTGCCGCAGCGGAGTAG